The sequence below is a genomic window from Deltaproteobacteria bacterium HGW-Deltaproteobacteria-6.
CCCCCCGATCATGGAACACTGGAGGGTCAGCCAGGCGCCGGCGAATTCTTCGAGGTTGGCCGCATGTTCCAAGTCTTTCCACACGCTTGTTGCATCCATTTTTCTACCTCAGGTTCTCTGACGATTGTCCCCAAACGGCGACACACACCCGCTGATCGGCAATCAATGATTGATATTGTCCATAAAAGAAAAAAAGCCCAGGGCTATTAACAGGACTGGGAAACACCGTCGCAGCTTGAATGCCGGACTGTCCACTGTGTCATAATTCATTTTCATGTCATTTGAATCATCGCCCTGCGGTCTCAGATTCTCGGCGCGGAAATGATATTTTGCTAATGTGCTCCCCTTAATGGGATGCACTTCCGATCAAAGCAAAGCGAGAAATCCATGTCCCGAGTATTGCGGGGGATCTTAAGATTCCTCATCCCGACACATCGGGATTCGGAATGACAATTGTTGCAATGACGACACAATTCGTGGCTGCACTATGACAAAATTCAAAAGAGTCGCGGAGCGTCTTCATGAAAACTTGCGTTATCCGGTTTCCGGCCGGGCGGAAAATTTCCGCCTGCCGGAAATACGATAACTCCTCTATGCAGGCTCACCGCCTATTCAGCGGCCTCCAACTTAATTTCACCGAAACGTTCTTCATGCTGGAGGACGACGTTCTGCATCAGCAGCGCCAGACGTTTTGCGGCATAAGGATTCAGGATGATTCGATCACTGATATCAACGGTCAACTCCCGCTGCTCGGCATTCCAGGTCTTGTTGATTCCAAACAGGAGAGTAAATTCTTCGTGCGTACTGGACACATTGCAGACATTGGCATACGATGTTTGCATCTTGGCAACATCCCAGCGTATCTTTGTCTTGGCGGTTTCTTCATCAGTCGCGGTCACCGGGTTCTGCATGTTTTTTTCGCTTTTTGCGGCCATCTTTTTCTCCTTTTAAGTATCGTTATTAAGGGTCTTTTATAATTACCTTCCAGGCGGATAAGAACTAAATCCTGATCTATATCATCACCTTTCCACTGTCAACTGAAATGTCGCCGCACGCTGTTTTCAAGTCATTACCCCGGTAATCAGGACAAAAGGCATGTCCAATTCAATCCTCCTGATTTTAATATCCCGGAACCCCAGTTCGCGAAGGTGCTCCGCATAAAAGTCCGGACGGCGGTAGCCGCGAAAAAAGTGCAGAAATGGAATTGTCGAATAAGGCGGCACGGCAGCCAGGGCTTCCACCAGGCTTCTTTCCAAAATCAGCATGGTCCCTCCCGGCTTCAAAGAGCGGGCGCCATTGGCCATGATGCGCTTCGCTTCACTTTCCGGCCAGTCGTGCAGCATGGATTTAAAGCTGACCAGATCAAACCCTCCCGGCAGGATGTCCGTAAGCGCATTGCCCGAAACAAAGGATATTCTCGCCGCTTCCGGTTCCGGTCGCACGTGCTCAACCCCGATCTCGCAAACCTGCGGCAGATCAAGCACCGTAGCATAGATATGCGGATGCTCCCTGCAAATCCGGAGCACAAATTCGCCGCTGTTGCCGCCGATATCCAGCAGATATTCATGCCGGCCGAAATCAAAATTTTTCAGGCAGGCCAGGGATTCGTATTTGGTCAGCACGGTGGTGATTTTCATCCATCTTTTTGCCGCAAGCAGGGCTTCTTCCCTGGAGCTGAAACCATCACCGGAAAACAATTGATAGAAACCGGCCTTTTTGGCAAATGCCTGTGGATTACGGATCAGATCACTGAAATGATCCAGGAGATCACGGGCCGCAAGATTTGATAATTCCAGCTTTAATTCCAGCAGGTCCCGATAAGGCAATATTTGGAGGAACGCGGCAGACAGTCTGACTGTGCCCCCGCTCATTTCGACAACCCGGTTGGCGCGAAGGAGATCCAGCAGCAACCCCATTCCTTTTTCGTCCGCGCCCGATTGCTTTGCCAGAAAGCCCGCAGTCGCCGTTTTGTTTTCAAGGAGATAATCGATCAGTCCTGTCTCCAGAGCCGTCGACAATGCCCGGGCGGCAATAAGGCTCCCGATAAAACCGTCTACTGCCAGAAAATCAAATTCGCGGGCCCAATTAATCGATTTACTATTTTCCGGGATCATTGTATGAAACCTCTTGATTTTTCAACCTTCCTGCGGTGATTTTAAACCATGATCGCAGGATAAACGCAAGGGGTTCGTGCGGATGATGAAGAGGGTCCATATCATTGCGGTGGCGGGGCCGATCGGCGGGGGTAAAACATCCCTGGTCAAGGCACTCGCCCATGCATTGAACAACGCCTCAATTTTATTTTACGATAATTATGAGCAGACCTCCAAAGGGTCCATTGATGACATCGTCCGCTGGATGAGGGACGGAGCCGACATCAATCATCTGGACATCACCCGGCTGGCCGGTGATCTGGCAAAGTTGAAAAACGGAGAATCCGTATATGATCCTTTGACGCAGGTGGAAATTCCGCCTGAAAAATTCATTATTCTCGAAATGCCCCTGGGGAGAGAACACAAAAGCGCCGCTCCCTATATTGACCTCTTGATTTGGATAGACACGCCGCTGGATATCGCGCTCGCCCGCAAAATAAAAGAGATCACCCATCATTTTTTACAGGAACGACGCGAGGCTGACGGCCGCGATTTTGTTGCCTGGCTCAACCGGTACCTCGACAATTATCTGCGGGCCGTCCGCGAATTGCTTGAGATGCAAAAAGAGCGGGTGGGCCGCAACGCCGACATTATCCTTGATGGAAAGTGTGATTTTGAAACCATGCTTGGACAGGCTGTCCGGGAAATTGCCACAAGAATACCTTAATTTATTTTCTGAAACTGATTGGCCGGTTCTAAACGGCAGCATCCCTTTGCTCAACCCACAGCAGTCGGGCGCTTCCCATTTGTCTGCCGAAGCAGCCGACGGAATTTACCAGGGGCTGGTCGGTGTTTCTGGTAAAGGTATAAAGTCTTTCCACACCCAGCTGCCCGATGCCGGCGGCAAATAAATCCTGAAACATGGTCAGAATATCGCCCGGAACATAGAGATGAACAGGCACTCCCCATGACGCAATCATTTTTATTTTTTTCAGGGCCTCCTCAAACCCGGTCTCCTGCCCGGCACGGATTCCGCCCGTCATGAACGGCATGGGAAAATGAACCTTGATGGCTTCGACAGGACAGGAGCGCAAGCGGTCAACAAACAAGGCGGCTTGGGGCAATCCGCCGCAGGCAGTCCAGAGAACGATCTTCTTCCCGTCAGGAACGCAATCAAGGATTGCAAACAGATCATCACGCAGGAAGGCGTCACCTCCAAAGAATTCTATCTTGGTATATTCCGAAGCCACTTCCGCAATCGCCCGAATAACCTTATCAGCCGGTCCCGGCATAGACCGGGCACTGTAGGCACAGCCGGGACATCCCGCCCCGCAGGGCGAAGCAAGATCGATCAGGTTCGTCATCGTAATCGGGAAGAAGGGGCGATCAACATCCAGTTTACGCATGTAAGTGTCGATGAAATCCACATTCCTCATGGGACAATAGTCACCGCCGAGCCGTACCAGAGGATGGCTCTGTATGCGCTCAAAAACATCGATGATCGGCTCTCGCGTGGCATCCCCGAAGACCAGCGGGAAATAGGGACAGGGGGCAACCCAGCCGTTGCTCATCACGTGGCAGAATATCTGTTTTGCCGTGCAGATGTTCTTCTCCGTCAAAGGTGTGCCCGGCGTATGCAAATAGATGTAATCACGATAGGAGTCTAAGACATGGGAGAAGAGATTTTTTTCTTCACCCGCGAAGACGGGGCCGCTGTCCGGATGGATGGAATCACCGGAGAACCGCGGCAGAAGCAGGCGCACCTTCTGTGCCCCGCGATCCAGAACAAACTGCATGAAACGATTGATATCCCCGTTAAAGAAAAAATCCCGCGTTTGCGGAACCGTCGAGACATGCATGATAAGACCGGCCCTGGCTCCCAGTTCAAGAGCACGGACAGCCCGATCAAAGCTCCCGTTCCTTCTCCGTGTTCTGTCATGGTTTTCGGCCCGGTAATCATCCAGGCTCAGATAAATCTGGTCGAGGCCTGCGGCAACCAGATTATTCATGTATGCCTGATCGACCACATATCCGTTTGTCTCCAGCGAGACGATAAAACCATAGGATTTTGCCCGGGCGATAATTTCAAAGAGGTCGCTGCGGAGCGTCGGTTCGCCCCCGAACAGATCGATGACCAGACATCCCGCCAACCGGAGGTCCTGAAAGAGTAAATCGATTTGCTCCATGCTCAGTTCACTCTTGATGACGTCCCGGAGCTTCGACACGCCGCAGTGCACGCAGTTGCACTGGCACCGGTTTGTGAGAGTCAATTGAACCACTTTGATAAGAGGCAGAGCCATCGTCTATTCCTCACAGCCTGCGGATATTATAAGGCGCATCACAGTTAAAATCCCTGATCACGGCGCTTCGCCTGGGTTTGCAATGATTCGAGTAGTCGGATGCCATATCCAGCCGTCTGCAAACTTCGGGATCGGGCACCTTGGGAAAGAGACCCGCAGCAGGTGTGTCCCGGTTATCGGAGTAATTGAGAAAAAGCACTTCATCAAAGTCATCGGCCAGCGCCAGGGATTCGAGAAAATCAGAATGGGACTCTGTGGGAAAGTTGATCATGATATGCGTGCAGAATATTGTCTGAGGCGCGGCCCGGCGAAGATGCCGGAGGGCTTCCCTGACGGCGGGAACATCATATGGGCGGTTCATGAGTTCCAGGATCCGTTGGGAGCCCGACTGCATGGGAATGTTGACGTACCTTATCCGCCCCGTCTCAAAGATTCTCTTCAGCCCTGCAAATTTAATCAGAAGAAATTGCGGATACAGATACCCGAGCTTCAGACCAAATCCCGGCTCCACGGCAAACAGCTGTTCCATGAGTTCCACAAGATCCGTACCGAGATCATCGCCGTAGCTTGCGCAGTCATCCGCTAAGAGAACAAAATCGCGGACACCCGCCAGAAGTCCGCTTCCGAGCTTTTGGACAATGCCAGAGACGGGTTCGCTTTTTACCTCGCCTTTCGCCCGCTTGATATTGCAGTAGGAGCAGCGGTTGGAGCACCCCTGGGCGATCAACAGAAAATGGTCTGTGTAACCAAGTCCCTGCCCCGGCTCATACAAAGCAGGAAACGGTTTATCGACGGAGACGTCGTTCACTGACATGTGATGGGGAAAGTGGCGATCCAGTTCATCGAGGTTCTTCGGCCCGATGCGAATGAGGCCTTCCCGAGCCAAATCCGTAAGAGGAAGTCCCGCCATACAGCCGAAGAGGACAATTTGCTTTCCATCCCCTTGCGCCCTTGCGAAATCCAGCGCCGCCCCGGATGCGGCGACTTTGTCTTCCGTCACGCAGCACGTGTTCACCAGGATAATGCTGCTGGAATCGATATGCTCCGCCACGCGATAGCCGTTAACGAGAAAAAACTGCACGGCCCGGGAAAAAAGAAACGCGCTTGGCTCGCAGCGCTTGCTCGGGTCGAGAATGAAGATCGCGGGGCAGGAGGAATCGGATATGCTGCTTATTGTCGCTTTCATGGGTTCGGCACCACAAAGGCCGCCAGCTCACCGCGCCTGACCAGCTCGTTGAGATGACGCGCTTTAGCCTGCAGGGTTACGTCGTCGCATTTCGGAAAGAGAGCAGCTGCCCGGGTCGCGCTGTTTTCACCGTAACCGATAAAGACACAATGATCGAAATGACGCGCAAAGGCAATGCTTTGTTCGAATTCGTCCCGGGTCTCCGTGGGAAAGTTGAAGATGAAGTGCGAATAGATAAAAATATCAGGAGCCAGAGCCCTGATCCTTCCAATGGCTTTTGCCAGACCATCGGGGTCATAATGCCGGTTCATGAGTCCGAGGATTCTCGGGGCCGCGGACTGAACGGGCAGGCACAGATAAGGCACACGGCGTTCGGCGAAGAGAGATTCCAGTGGGATTGCCTGCTGCAAAAAAAGAGAAGGAAAAACAGTGAAGAGTTTGTAGCGCAGGTCCGGAGCCACGCCGCAGAGCCGCGTCATTAACGCCGGAAGATCAGACCCGCAATCTTGGCCATAGGAGCCGCAATCGTCGGCCAGGAGCGTCACCGTCCTTATGCCGCGGCCATAGAGATCGCGCACCTCACCCTCGATGCTTTCCGGCGAACGGCTCAGCACATTTCCCTTGGCCTTTTTGATGTTGCAGTAGCTGCAATCATTCACGCAGCCCTGGGCGATGAGCACATAGCAATCGTCAGGACCGATCTCGGGCTGATAAGGAACATGGCCGATGAGCCTGCTTACATTCACTGCATCGAAGGGGATCCATGCCTGAATCAATTTATCCAGCTCGCGGCTTGCCCGGTAGGAAATGATGTGAAACCGGTCAGCATCCTTCCCCGCGACAGATTGTAAGCCCTCGGGGAAAGCCGCCAGGCATCCGAAAACGACAATGTGCGCCTGCGCGTGCTTTCGCCTGTATTTCAGGATGGCCCCTTCACAGCGGCCGCGCATCGCATCCGTGACCGCACACCCCCCGATGAAAACCAGGTCTGCATCGTCACTTCCATCCATGACAGTATGACCGTTTTGTTCGAAATATTTCCGCGCCCTCGACAAAAAGAGCGTGTTGTTTTCACACATATTGTGCAGGTTGTAGATGCTGATTCTCATCGTCGGCGCCGCCCTATTTCAATTATGCAACAGTTTACCCAAGCCCGTCAAATTCCGGAAAAAAATCAGCCGCCACGCAGCAACCTGCGGCACTTATGCTCATCTTGCAACGGCAAGATTAAAAAATGCCGTAGTACCCGCTTTTTTCGATTGTTAAAAGATCTCCGGCCATCCGGTAATCGAACCCGACGTCGTACTGAAGATGATCCAGGCGGGCTCGGTTGTCCTCCACGAATGCGCAGAGTTCCGCGGGATATTGGAGTTTCCTGAGAAAAAAAATCAGCTGGTCCACATGAATCCCGGAAAAATAGATGCAGTCGCTTTGCTGCTTGTTGGCCATGCAGATGGTCCTGCATTCCCGCAACTCCGGCCAGAGGATCTGATCCATGTCGATAACCGCGGCACCGATATGGGCGGAGCAGCATATCTTGGCTTGCACATCATCGAGCTGGCGTTTTGCATCAAAAAAGAAATAAAAATTTTCCAGTCTCGACCCGAGGCCTGTCCGGGAATAACAGATCCCGGAGGACACGGTGCTTCCCGGATTGCCGATATACATGTGAATCTCGTCAAGGGACCGGGAACCCGAAACCAGATCGTTATCAATGTCGATGGAGAACATGAAATAATGGTAATTTTCATTCACCGGGACATTGCAGACGCTGATAAACGGTTCCATGGCCGCAATCACTCTGCTCATGGAACTTTCTCTCTCCCGCCGGCGGTAATCATAAAAGTAAAATTCCCAGCCGATTTTATTCCGGGAGTACTTCAACCCCCAGACGGTCATCGACAGGCCGATCGCCCGGCGGATGGCCGAAACCAGATCGAACATCCGTGCATCAGCGCAGGTTGTTTCAAAGGAATGATAGAGAAGGTTGACGGAACGGAGCTTGTTTGCAAAGGAAACCTGAGGCTGATACTCCCACAGGCAGTAATTGAAGAACAGGTCCTGATCCGTCATGTATTCTCTTCGTTCCATAGGTTTCCTTTCTCAGCCGGCATCCCCGCCGTCATGCCTGGCTGCATGGGCTAAGCAGACGGGATGCAGCAGATCTCTTTCATCGCCATACTTGCCTACATAGGCGTTGGAAAGCCCCCAGCATTCCTTAAGCTCACACCCGGGTCTGTAAAAACACCGGCCGAATCCGCTTCGGCTGAACTTCTCCCAGAACATGTCGGGCAAGACCGTTACGGGGAAACAATTATCAAACAATCCGGTTTGCCCTCCGTCGCCCACGGGCAGACACTCGGGAAAGCCCTTCAGCGTCAGCGGCCGGTCATGCGCTGAGGTAATGGAAAAGATCTGCGGCAGCAACCGGATAAAATCTTTCAGATTCACCACCAGGTCCCTGGTGTCTTCACTTTCCATCGGGAACAGATTCCATAAATGAACTTCGCTGACTATTTTGGGCAGTCCCGTAATCAAGGCCGGGATCTCAGGAAGGTTGGCCTTGGTCACGACGGTGTTTGTAATCACATGGACACCGGTGAATTTCTCCAGATTGGCCAGCCCTTGCATGGTTTCCCTGAAGGCGCCCGGGCGGCGCGTCAGTTTATCGTGGGTTTCTTCCAGTCCGTGAATACTGACAAAAAACTCGTTGACGCCGCACGCGACCAGATGTTCAAGATAACGGAGATCACTCAACCGCCTTCCGTTGGTCTGAACCTGAATTTTTTTGAACCACCCGAGGGAATGAGCAAACCGGACATACGCACCCAGTTCATCAAACGTCGTCACCTCCGCCCCGGAAAGAATCAGGTTTTTAAAATGACCCTGACGGACGACATCGAGGAGAACTTCCTTGTAGCGTTCCAGGCCGATGGC
It includes:
- a CDS encoding DUF3467 domain-containing protein: MQNPVTATDEETAKTKIRWDVAKMQTSYANVCNVSSTHEEFTLLFGINKTWNAEQRELTVDISDRIILNPYAAKRLALLMQNVVLQHEERFGEIKLEAAE
- a CDS encoding methyltransferase type 12, coding for MIPENSKSINWAREFDFLAVDGFIGSLIAARALSTALETGLIDYLLENKTATAGFLAKQSGADEKGMGLLLDLLRANRVVEMSGGTVRLSAAFLQILPYRDLLELKLELSNLAARDLLDHFSDLIRNPQAFAKKAGFYQLFSGDGFSSREEALLAAKRWMKITTVLTKYESLACLKNFDFGRHEYLLDIGGNSGEFVLRICREHPHIYATVLDLPQVCEIGVEHVRPEPEAARISFVSGNALTDILPGGFDLVSFKSMLHDWPESEAKRIMANGARSLKPGGTMLILERSLVEALAAVPPYSTIPFLHFFRGYRRPDFYAEHLRELGFRDIKIRRIELDMPFVLITGVMT